ATTCCAAATAGTGAAGCTATTTCATAACTTGTACCACAATGATCTAATAAttcttgaataataaatatacctgagattatctaaaaaaagtaTGCATAcagtaatcaaaattttataataattagttaacaaaataatttttatttaacacgtttggtgtaaaaaaataaatcgttgAAAAAGCATTGAATATTCTAAATTTTGAAACGTGACACAATAAAGAACTTGTTTCACAACTGACACAGGGGTTATCAGATATTACcggctaaatttttttcggaagCAAAATCTCTAAATACAAACTGCAAATTGATGTATAATGTCTAATGTATATgcgctttaattttttgataatatttgtttgtttgagaaaaacttggacaaagttTCTGATTACTATATCTATTAGTGCAACAAAGACAATACCGTTTGCCCACTTGGGTccgagaaagaaaaaagtaagaaCATGTTAATGCTATAAATGAACGATTttatacactgataaaaaagttaatttgatTAAAGAGCAAGgatcttgaaccaagaataccattttaaagaaaatgattttcttgagtcaagagaaaaaattattgagacaagaaattattcttggttcaagtaaatttctcttggttcaagaattttcctcttgaatcaaaaaaataattttctataaaatggTATTCTTGGTTAaagattttttctcttgaatcaagtcaactttttttatgagtgtactattttataagctttttttactttccatcaaaagtgttaaattttaccatgttttttttttcattgtaaaaTGTACTCATAAAAgctgattttaatatatttctcaacatttttttaaatactttaataacattaagtaattcattgtttatttccttgaatttttagtttgaagatagttaaaaaaaagttcgtcaCTGTGTCACATTTTGAACTTTAGAATAGTCGACGcttttttaacaatttcttTTCACTGGCGCATGATTGCGAAATTAGtacttatattaatgataactaACTGatgcagtaaataaaaaaaaataataaaaatgtccatttacaatttatattaccaaataaacaaacaatgaTGAAATACGGattttccaataaatatttctctGTTCCAAGGGCCATgaacaaattatttgtattatatatttgtataatcCAATAGCTTTTATTGAATCTTCTGTCCAATGTATGGTCTTAGGTTCATTTATTGCTGCTTTACGTATCATGGCTGATATTTTACTAGATATTGTGTTAGCATTTACAGTACGCAGAAAATACAAGATATTATGTTATTCATAAAACTACATAAAATATgatactttattaataatagaacATGCAAGCTCATGCTATGGTATAAAGATGGTTCATATGTTGGcctatcaataataatttatttatttagtcatttgaatataatatttgaagATAATATGCATTAATGCATgctcattaattttatagtcCGCAGATGCGCattgtaacaaaaattattatttgtcggCACACGAATATGTTTCGCGTGATATGTTGAGTCGTACAGGATTGAATGGTttaatatagaaaatatatcttgaaaaataaattctattatatatattgtttctGGAATACTTTGTGGAAATAActtataacaaattaaatctggtaaaaatacatatcagaaatattatttgaaaaaagaaaattaattttttttctgcttcaTGCCCAGGATTgttcgattatatttttagttgaaatgttttttttttttttttttttttttttttttttttttttttttttttttttttttttttttttttttaatgaccattatattttttcataattttataaatgacaTTTTAAGTGATCATCTGATTTTCTACTTGAATTTACCTTAGTTTCGAACatgattctaaaaaaaatttatacccGTTTAAAACGTAAATATTCTGTTTGGAAATGAAACCAATATAGcaaaattgttttctttacttttccgaaaatttaaacttgaataatattaatttcgtgataaatacattttacatataaatatttatttaaataggtactataaatttttatatcatttatatataggTACTATAAAtctacaaaattaatattggcGGGAGAaactatttattcaaaaataactaatcTCATTACTGAGAAAAATGATACCAATGTTTTAACAATACtagtgaaattttctaaattcatatgataaaattttccagcTGTTAAATGAAATTCTTGACTATTTCTTAGcataatgtattttatatctttacgagtttttattgaaaaattgtacCAATAACAACTGTAAACTGAGAAACACGAATTTTGAATAACTGACGATAATTTTTCACCAGCATAgcaatagataaatatttgagaaaagaaataaaatattgttccAGCGGCGTCTCGAATCACTGAATTAATATCGTTATTTTTTAGTGCTATGAAAATCAtaataactgaaaataaaaaaataataataaaaatcatggCAATCATGAAGCTATAAAGTTCTAATCAGTAATTATATAGAAGTGAGGCTCCACTTCTTTTTGAAACTgtaaccaaatttttttacggctTCAAACTTccgttttttgatttcatgcattcatttaatttttttaattatgctgtaattttaaaaaaattatgattttatcaCTATTAATAAGGAGAAAAATCatgaaagaatattttttcacacaaaaatttttcgtacaAATTATTGAGCCTCATTTCTGCATTATTacctacactgtaaaaaattttcggagtgaacgCAGATTTAATCCGGAGGAAATGCTGAGCGGATcactgtttattaatttaatcccttcggagtgaaatttactctgaAAAGTTCATTTTAACATTAACATTCCGAATCGAAATGAAtgcgaattaaaataaaatccagaccaCTTCGAAATCAcctactgaaaaaaaaattttatttactcctATGTtgagggatttttttttaaactccgaaactccgagtgacgaagtaaattcggatttaaatgaaatccataatcactccgaattcacttccgattttttacagtgtataaatctaataaaaatacacaaaatcgtacttataatatttaaatggatTCCACTTATCAATAGTACTGTTAATATAGTATAATTAAACGATTCgcgcaataaatttatcaaatcaaataaatacttttgtcGAACTATAAtcccataaaatttttttttgtcaaatacACCATTGGaaatagttttgaaatttttaagatttgagttagttatttccatttgcCCACAAATATGCATTGTcagtataaaaaagtataaatctaTCCCACAACTAgttatattgtaaataataaattcaaaaatacgaCACGCGAATTGAAAAGCGTAAATGACAATTGGTGTATTAGAAAAATCCCAACACTTAGCACTTAATGGAAGTAAACGTTCGATAACCGTAATATTATCTTTTATAATCTTCTGTGGCAATCCTTCAATTGTTAATTTCAATGTATAACAAAACATTGATGtcaatatacaaaaaaacaatattctaTTCAATGACGAGTATCGATgcattatttttcttgatttttcatcttcaaTAACACTccaatcatttataaaatttgtaacgataaatttaatattatcgttataaatatgtagaaatagaatttttatgtGTCCTGATACCGCAGCAAATATTATGCCGAATAATGATGTGATGTCATAACTTGTACcacaatgatttaataattcttgagCGAGAAAAATATCTGACGTTatctagtgaaaaaaaaaaaaaaaaaatgagaaatcataaattaaattttgaaacttcCCGGATCAAAAATACAACTTTATTAAGACTGGGTGTACCACGAAAAACGGTGGGTAAGTATGCGCAAACGCATGCATTTCAGTCCGAAATGAATGGGTTTGCAGACTTACCGACAGCGCACACTTGCCCCACATGACTCTACAGTcgtttttcacaagacaaacttgactttttttacgcGATATGAAACACATGAGTTTCCGCCTTAGTTTAGAATTAACTCACTCTAAAACCAAGTGTGTTACAaacgtattattttaacacatattaaatgtattttagtTTAAGGCCATAAgcaaaactatatttttttgtagtcaaTTGAAATACGTTTCACGGTGTGTTAAATATCTATAGATTGCTTATGGCGTATCAATGTTATTTGGTAAGTGTGTAAATTTTGACTACACACTTGATTTTACAGTGCTGTCTAACTTGGTCACgatttaagacaaaaaattctaaatcaAGTCGAAATTGAGACTTAGTTTAAACTTATTCAGCTTAACCCGCATAGAAAagctatatattgttaaaagtatataaaaaaatatatggtgaatatgtgataattatatagcggcaaaaatatctatattgaaaaatatatgttttttacatatattggattatatatttataataatatatttacctatatatatactgaaaaaaaagttttctacgCCGCACGATCCAGTATCGCTACTGTCACTATACACACTTTACGGAACACCGGATCCTGAAATGGTGTCGCTCCTAGCACGATCTACGAATCGTAAACGTGAATCGCTATGGTCACTATCCAGTTTCGCTAATTTAGCGATCTATTGAATCGTACACCTGGCAGTATCGGAGAAACTGACTttgcataatttattatttatgttttaaataatgaattatgttATCAAGccatgttttaaatattttatccagTTACAATGTTTAGTTAGTACGAAAATTGTTGTAAagttttttagataaattatatttcgtGTCTCATGAATCAAAACAGAAGACCTAACCTCTACCTGTCACAGCAAATAAACATCTTGTTACAAtgttatgcaaaaaaattattaatgagtaCTTTTCATTTAACAATATACAATATTGTCTAAGGAAAATGTGGAACCAAGAAAAGcacgattttattattttattaattctccaaaaattaagtattaataattatagaatatgatatttaaatttattagatgataatgataaaaataataataacaattattattattattattatcattattattattactatttttgttattgttataaacataatactcaaaaataacgaaaaaaattaataccaaGTGATAAAAGATTAttcaatttacaaatataGATACATGCATgtgcaaaatataaattaatttaacttaccTACAAATACACCCaccaatttttcaatattccattcaattaatttatttttcacccaATCATCCatgtttatataattataaatgataaacaacaataaatatttttcaataaacaacAAATGAGGTTAGAAACTGACGCCGATGACTGGCGCTTCAAGCCTCGATCGTGACCGTCAGGATTCGTTTCGTTATTTTCGCGATTCGTTCGCTCACGGTAGCAGTACGGACCAGTATATTTACAATACAGTTGAATCGCTTTAGgaactatttattaaatagtgTCTCGTAAAAAAAGTAGTGTAATAATTACGAAACTTTATATCCCTGATGTTAGGATCTTAAGTATAGTTCATGTTCGTATTTAAATCGTTGATGTTAT
The sequence above is drawn from the Microplitis demolitor isolate Queensland-Clemson2020A chromosome 3, iyMicDemo2.1a, whole genome shotgun sequence genome and encodes:
- the LOC128667491 gene encoding odorant receptor 63a-like; protein product: MWGKCALSITSDIFLAQELLNHCGTSYDITSLFGIIFAAVSGHIKILFLHIYNDNIKFIVTNFINDWSVIEDEKSRKIMHRYSSLNRILFFCILTSMFCYTLKLTIEGLPQKIIKDNITVIERLLPLSAKCWDFSNTPIVIYAFQFACRIFEFIIYNITSCGIDLYFFILTMHICGQMEITNSNLKNFKTISNGVFDKKKFYGIIVRQKYLFDLINLLRESFNYTILTVLLISGIHLNIIIIMIFIALKNNDINSVIRDAAGTIFYFFSQIFIYCYAGEKLSSVIQNSCFSVYSCYWYNFSIKTRKDIKYIMLRNSQEFHLTAGKFYHMNLENFTSIVKTLVSFFSVMRLVIFE